Within the Candidatus Paceibacterota bacterium genome, the region GAGGTGAAGAAGATCAGCGCCGCGTTGCTGATGGCGGAGATCGGCCTGGCCGAAGCCATCCAGGTGCTGCAAGCCGCAAAGCCCGGCAAGGGCCGCCGGCTACTTTACCACGACGTGCCGTTGACTTCAGAAAAGCTGCGGGCGGTGATTGACACCGCCATCCTCCAGGCGGGAGGACTTGCCAGCCACACGATTGTGGCGGGGGGCAGGCAGGGCTGCGACCCGCACGAACCGGGCTACGGTCCGCTGCGCGCCAATGAACCCATCATCCTGGACATCTTCCCGCGCTCGCAAAAGACCGGCTACTTTGGGGACATCACCCGAACGGTCGTCCGTGGGCGGGCCAGCGAGGCCATTCGGAAGTTGTATGACACGGTCCGCCGGGGGCAGAAATTGGCGTTCCGGATGATGCGCCCCGGGGTGCCGACAGCCAAAGTGCATCGGGCCGTTCAGCAGTTCTTTGAACGAGAAGGCTACCGGACCGGCAGGCGCAACAGCCGCATGGAGGGTTTCTTCCACGGCACCGGCCACGGACTGGGGCTGGACATTCACGAGGCGCCGCGCGTGGGAGCCGGTTCGGCCGGGGTGCTGCGGACCGGCGAAGTCGTCACTGTGGAGCCCGGGCTTTACTATCCCGACATCGGCGGAGTCCGGCTGGAAGACGTCGCACTGGTCACGAAATCTGCGCCCCGCAATCTGACGCAGTTCGAGAAAGTACTGGAGATCTGATACGCCCCGGGGCCCATCTGAACTTTCGACGCTCAACTGAAACGACTTGAAGAACGG harbors:
- a CDS encoding Xaa-Pro peptidase family protein; the encoded protein is MRKPENLLMVADSEHDANMLYATGMFVPDPFIWLRHRGRSCVVMSDLEFERARKQARHCRVLSLSRYQEKLRAEGVNRPNEAQVIALLLRERGIRRVIVPREFPCGLAEELQHRRIRVAARPGSFFPERALKSAAEVKKISAALLMAEIGLAEAIQVLQAAKPGKGRRLLYHDVPLTSEKLRAVIDTAILQAGGLASHTIVAGGRQGCDPHEPGYGPLRANEPIILDIFPRSQKTGYFGDITRTVVRGRASEAIRKLYDTVRRGQKLAFRMMRPGVPTAKVHRAVQQFFEREGYRTGRRNSRMEGFFHGTGHGLGLDIHEAPRVGAGSAGVLRTGEVVTVEPGLYYPDIGGVRLEDVALVTKSAPRNLTQFEKVLEI